CTTTAATGCCCTCTTTCCTTAAAAAAGGTTTTACCTTCTTATAAATGGAATCGAGTATTTCCAGTTCATCATCTTCTAAAGGAGCTCCGGAATCACCTTCAATACAACAAGCACCTTTACAGGCGTTTAAATCGCAAACGAACTTTTTTTCCAAAAGATCATCCGAAACCAACTTATCGTCAATAATTATCATGCTCAAAAATAAGAAAAGTAAAAAAAGGGACAGAAACTAAATTTCGGTCATGGCATTCCGTCCGGCAAGCGTTATTAGTCCACCCGTGGTGATGTGCAGCAGAATCAACAGCACCATTAAACTGAGAGGGGCGTCGGGAATTCCTACCGGACCCAAACAGGATAAAATCCCAAACAAAACGGAAATACTGGTAAACACGATTTTCCCTGAATCCAGAAATCGAAAGCAGAGATAAGCCATTAAATAACCTACCAGGGCGGGGACAATACTCGCCATGAGGATATGAAACCAGGTAATTGGACCCTCGGTCTCTTCCACATAAAAGTCGGAAGGAACGATACCACTAGAGGTGGCCAGAAGAAAAATAGCCTGATTCAATCCGATCAAGATTAATCCAAATTGCAATAAAGGCTTGATAACAAATACACGTTGCATAGCGCAAAATTAGACTATTTATTTTCAATCGGCCGAAAGGAATTCACCACAATTCATCGACTTATTTTACATTTGCATCCATTATGAGCGCAACAAACGAAGACAAACTAAAGCTGATTATCAGTCACTGTAAGGAATATGGATTTGTATTTCCATCCAGTGAGATTTATGATGGCTTATCCGCAACCTATGATTATGGTCAACTCGGATCGGAGTTGAAATCCAATATCCGCCAGTATTGGTGGAAGAGTATGGTACAAATGCATGAAAACATTGTTGGTATCGATGCAGCCATCTTTATGCACCCCACCACCTGGAAAGCTTCCGGACATGTGGATGCGTTTAATGATCCATTAATTGATAATAAAGACTCGAAAAAAAGATACCGTGCTGATGTACTGCTTGAGGAACACATTGAAAAAATTCGCCAGAAAATCATCAAAGAGGTAGAAAAGGCCGCTAAAAAGTTCGGAGGATCTTTCGAGGAAGCTTTGTTTTTGCAAACCAATCCGAATGTTCTCCGCAACAAAGAGAAAATTGATCATATCGAGGCAACAATGAAACGTTGTTTAGAAGAGAATGACCTCGAAGGCTTGCGTCAGTTAATAATCGATCAGGAAATTGTTTGTCCCATTTCGGGGACTAAAAACTGGACCGAGGTTCGTCAGTTTAACCTGATGTTTTCTACCGAACTCGGATCAGTGGCCGGCGAATCGGCTACCATCTATCTGCGTCCGGAAACCGCGCAGGGTATTTTCGTGAATTTTCTCAATGTGCAAAAAACAGGACGAATGAAAATTCCTTTTGGAATTGCACAAACCGGAAAAGCATTCCGTAATGAGATTGTTGCCCGTCAGTTTATTTTCCGTATGCGTGAGTTCGAACAAATGGAAATGCAGTTTTTTGTTCGTCCCGGTACCGAAATGGAATGGTACAACTACTGGAAAGAAGCACGTATCAAATGGCATAAATCGCTGGGCATGGGAGATGAAAATTATCGCTTTCATGATCATTTAAAATTGGCGCATTATGCCAATGCGGCTTGCGATATTGAATTTAATTTCCCGATGGGCTTTAAGGAATTGGAGGGTATTCACTCACGTACCGATTTCGACTTAGGTAATCATGAAAAATTTTCCGGTAAAAAATTACAGTATTTCGATCCGGAGTTAAATCAAAATTACGTTCCATATGTAGTGGAAACTTCCATCGGATTGGATCGTATGTTCCTGGCAGTCCTTTCCAATGCATTTGCCGAAGAAAAACTGGAAGACGGTTCCGAACGTGTAGTATTGCGTATTCCGCCTGTATTAGCACCGGTAAAAGCGGCCGTGTTTCCTTTATTAAATAAAGATGGATTACCGGAAAAGGCAAGAGAAATTTTTAATCAGTTAAAAATGGATCACATGTGCCAATATGAAGAGAAAGATGCCATCGGAAAACGATACCGTCGTCAGGATGCCATCGGTACCCCATATTGCATAACGGTAGATCACCAAACCTTGGAAGATAATACCGTAACTATTCGTGAACGCGATTCCATGAAACAGGAACGTGTGTCTATCGATCAGCTTGCTTCTATAATTGACGGACGTGTAAACATTAAAAACGCACTCGCTCAATTAAAATAAGTCAAGTACTCAGCTACCATTTAATGGTTCGGGTAAACCCTAAATTTGTTTTTTGGGGCTCCATTTGATTTTGATATTCAATTTCCAGGTCGGGATAAATGACTAATGTGAAATTGTAATACTCGTCATGTGCACAATGTTGAAAATGCGAAGCAGTCAGAATTTCAACACCGTTTTCTTTGTTCAATGAAATTTGGTAAGTGAAATTAAAATCATTGGTCACCGGTAAATTAAAGTAGAGTTGGCAATGTCTTGCTTTTTCTTTTTGAAGAAAATTAAAGACGCCGGGATCCACGCAATTTTTGTTTTTTAATTCGAACACATTTAGATTTCCACTGCTTGTTTTCATGACTATTTCAAATTCCAAATGTTTCAACAAGGAATCTATTTCATTAGAGGGAATGGTAAGGTCCATTTCCAGGATATAATGAAAGTAAGGGTCAAATTCAGTTTCAATCAGGGGTATACAAAGACTATCCTTTAGAATGAATTGTTCACAGGCAGAAATGGTTTTACTTATGGCGTAAATGTTTTTTTGAGGAATGACCAATGGGGGAATGTTGTTGGTGTCGCGGTTTTGACTAAAGTTGCTAAGCCGGCTGTATAATATCTTTTTGGCTTGCTCATAAACCGCTTTTTCTCTTTGCGTTAATTCCTTAAAATTAAAATCCGGTGATGTAATGGGATAGTTCTTCTCCAGAATGATCACCTCCTTTTCATATTGCCTGCATTCTCCGTTTCTTAACCCGTCCTTATAGTGAAACTGTTTTACGATTTTTCCCTCTGACGAATACTCCAGGTACGCGCCATCTATTTTATAATTTTTGAGTTGATAGCTGCGCTGAAGTTCTCCGTTTTTGTGAAAGTTTTTAATTTCTATTTGCACAGGATTTTGAAAAATTGAAGTTCTGATTTCACGGATGCTGTTGCAGGAGTAATATTTTATTTCGGTGGTTTTAATGAAGCGGTTAGAAAAATAGTCTTTGATATGGGATTGTTGCGGACATCCCTGTTCATCAAAATTAATTTCAGTTTCCCGGGTAGTGTCCTTAAAGATCATAGTGGTTTTTAAACAACGCAATGTTCCGTTTTCGTCCCATGAAGCATAAGTGGTGTCGGAATTCGAAAACGCTGTACGGATTTTTTTTCTTCCATTTTCGAAATTCGCGAATTCGGGATTCCCGGGTCTGTTGTTCTGGTAAGGAATAATGGAAATTAAATCCCCGTTTTCGTTCCAGTTTCTTAGAACCCCGTTCCCTTCCTTATTTAATCTGATTTCCGATTTTATTTTTTTGTTTTTGTGCTTTTCAAAGCCTGCACGCTGAAATCCTTCTCCATACCTGAAATATTCGGAAGTATCTCCGTCTTCAAAATAGGCAATGCCATCTTTTATTAACGTTCCATTTTGATAATGCTCTATTTTTAAAATCCTGCCATTGGGGTAGAATTGAATATATTTTCCGTTGAGGTTTCCATTGTTTCGTTGGGATTGACTTAACATCTTCCCGTTGGGATAAAATTCCTGTACGGTTGAAAATTCTCCTTCATCGCTACAATTATTTGCTGAAAAGATTTCTTTACGAATTAATTTTCCGTTGTCGTCATACGATAAATTTTCGCCGCAATTGCAGGATGAATACGCGTTTTCTTTCAGACAGCTTTCCGTTGTACTTTTTGTTTTCCCATTTGGAAGAAAGTAAGAAGTGCGGGTAACAATTTGTCCGCTTTTATTTTTATAATAGATATAACGCTCCGCTGGTTGTCCGTTGGGGTTCATTCGTGTGAAAATACCGTAGAGCGTATCTTTACCCTGAGCACCCGGATTTTCCGAATAGCGGATAAACTCACTTATTTTTTTATTGGTGCTTAAATCAAAATAAGCTTCATAATAGAGATAACCATTTTTCAAATAAGAAAGCCGGTACGGTTTTCCGTTCGAAAATAAATTGCAGGAGTCGTTCTGGATAAGCGTTTTCCGGTCCGATGAATAAAATTGCTTTACGATCCAGGGTTTCTGAGTGGAGTTATAAATATCATAGCAATTGTTTTGCCCATTTACATAGGAAAGAATGAATAGATATGAAATCAGAAATAAATACTTCATGTTTTGTTTTACACCCGAGACCATCATTGGTTCAAAAAAAAGGCCGGATTAACCGGCCTTTATGATTAACTCATTTTAATGAGTTTTATTGTTCGTGTTTTTTTGCCATCATTTATCTTAATAAAATAAGTTCCGGCCGGAATTGAAGAGAGATTGATGGATGTCTTTTTGGTGGAATTCATTTGTTGGGTAAACACAATTTTACCAATGAGATCGAAGAGTTCTACCGTATAAGAACTGCTTTGTTCCATCCCGCTTAGCGTAATAATTCCATTGAAAGGATTGGGATAAACCTGAATTAATTCTAGATGGTTTTCCGATACTCCGGTTGGATAAATGTATTCGCAGAAAATGGATTCGCATCCTTCGTTATTGGTAACGGTTAAGCAGGCATAAACTGTATCACTTGTGTTGCTCATTGTGTAACTTGGATTCACATTGGTGAAATTCACGGTGGTCCCATCTTCGGTTATTGACCAAAAATAAGTGATGGCATTCGTTGCAGTTGAGGTGAAGTCGATGGTAGAACCATTCACCGAATAATTAAATCCGGAGGTAGGAGCAGCTGCTACGCTGATTAATATTGAATCGATATCGCCACATAATCCGGAAATGGTGTACACGGCGTAATAATCACCCGGTGCAATTGCGGCCGACGAAAAGAATCCGTTTCCATTGCTGTTATCATTCACGAAAGTGCCGGACCAGGTACCACCACTTTGTGCTGATAAGAAAATCCCGAAAATATCATTGCAGATTACGGTGTCGGCAGAAAGAATCATTACTTCCTGATTCGCATTTACGGTG
This genomic interval from Flavobacteriales bacterium contains the following:
- a CDS encoding glycine--tRNA ligase, whose amino-acid sequence is MSATNEDKLKLIISHCKEYGFVFPSSEIYDGLSATYDYGQLGSELKSNIRQYWWKSMVQMHENIVGIDAAIFMHPTTWKASGHVDAFNDPLIDNKDSKKRYRADVLLEEHIEKIRQKIIKEVEKAAKKFGGSFEEALFLQTNPNVLRNKEKIDHIEATMKRCLEENDLEGLRQLIIDQEIVCPISGTKNWTEVRQFNLMFSTELGSVAGESATIYLRPETAQGIFVNFLNVQKTGRMKIPFGIAQTGKAFRNEIVARQFIFRMREFEQMEMQFFVRPGTEMEWYNYWKEARIKWHKSLGMGDENYRFHDHLKLAHYANAACDIEFNFPMGFKELEGIHSRTDFDLGNHEKFSGKKLQYFDPELNQNYVPYVVETSIGLDRMFLAVLSNAFAEEKLEDGSERVVLRIPPVLAPVKAAVFPLLNKDGLPEKAREIFNQLKMDHMCQYEEKDAIGKRYRRQDAIGTPYCITVDHQTLEDNTVTIRERDSMKQERVSIDQLASIIDGRVNIKNALAQLK